GCTGGGTTGACGTCCCAGGCCGATCAACCCAGCGCCGCCCGCACCCCGCTGAGCGCATCGATGGCCTCGCGCAGTTCGCGCTCCAGCACCGCAACCAGTTCGGCCGATGGCATCGAGCGCGCCAGCGGCGCGGCCTGGCCGGCCCACTGGGCGGCGAATTCGCTGACGCCCTTGGCCTTGGCGGCGGCGTGCAGGGCCTTGCCGGCGTCGTACGTCACCGGATAGTCGGGGATTGCCGGGGCATCGGCGGCGGTGCCGAGGCTTGTGAAGCGGCTGGTGAAGCCGCGCGCGGCGCGTCCCGAGATGGCGCGGGTCAGCGTGGTGGGGCGGGTGTCTGCGGCAGTCAGCGCGGCGCGATAGGCGGCGTCGGCGGCCGATTCGTCGGTGGCTACGAAAGCCGTCCCCAGTTGCGCGGCGGCGGCGCCCAGCGCCAGCACGGCGGCGATCCCCGCGCCATCCATGATGCCGCCTGCGGCGATCACGGGCAGGCCGGTGCGGGCCACCAGCACGCGCGTCAGCGCGAAAATGCCTAGCCCTTCGTCTTCCGCCTCGGTGTCGAAGGCGCCGCGATGGCCGCCGGCCTCGATGCCCTGGGCCACGATGGCGTCAATGCCGGCCGCCTCGACCCGCCGGGCATCCTGCAGCGACGTGGCGCTGGCCAGCAGCACGATGCCGGCCGCCTTCATCGCATCGATCCATTCCTGGGCCGGCAGGCCGAAATGGAAGCTCACCACGGCCGGCTTTTCTTCCAGCAGCATCTGGTACATCGCGTCGTCGACCACGAAGCTCTTGTAGATCTCGCGCAGCGCGGAGGGCGGCGTGGCGCCGAATTCGGCGAACGCCGATGCCAGATATCCCAGCCATGCTGATTCGCGCTCGGCGTCGGGCGTGGCGGGCGGGTGGCAAAACAGGTTGATATTGAACGGCCGAGCGGTCAGCGCGCGGGTTTCGCGGATCACCTTGCGCGCGCCTTCGGCATCCATGGCACCTACGCCCAGAGAGCCCAGGCCGCCGGCCTCGGAGACGGCGGCGGCCATGGCGGGGGTGCTGACGCCGGCCATCGGCGCCTGGATGATGGGCAGGCGGATGCCCAGGCGCGACAACAGGTGGCGGGACGGGTTCTGACGGGTGGTTTCCATGGCGGTGGTCCTTGTCATGCAAGCTGGCCCCGGCGCAGTTCCTGCTCGAACGCGTCGTAGGCGGAGGTGGAGAAGCCGGAACGGCGGATCAAAAACGTATGCACTTTCCGGACGGAAACGGTCTGCAGCGCGCCCGCATCGCCCAGCATGGCCAGCAGCGAACGCGGCACGATGGCCACGGCCGAGCCTGCCATGACCTGGGCCAGGATGGCGTGGTACGAGGGGAGTTCGATGACCGCGAGATGGCGGCGCACATCGTCGCCGGCCTGTTCGAGCCAGTCTTCTGCACAGCGCCGATAGGTGCAGCCGCGCGAAAAGGCGGCCAGCTGGCGCAGGGTCACATCTTCGGGGCGCCGCACCTTTGGATGGGTCGCCGGCAGCACCAGGACCAGTTCCTCGGTGGTCAGGTAGATGCCCTCCAGGCCTTCGCCCATGTCGGATACGGCGATGTCCCGCGGGGCGCCCGTACCGGGGTGTGCCACGATCGCGCAGTCCACCCGGCGTTCCAGCACGGCATCGGCCAGCGCCTGCGACGTGCCGGTGGTCAGGTCCAGTTCGACATCGGGCCAGGCGGCGTGGAAGCGGCCCAGCGGCCGGGGCAGCAGCGTGGCGGCGGTGCTTTCCATCGATCCCACGCGCAGTCGGCCGCTCGGGGCATCGGCGCGCATCGACTGCCGCGCTTCCTCGGCCAGCGCCAGCAGCTGGTCCGCATAGCCAAGCAGCCGTTGCCCGGCGGGGGTCAGGATCATCTGCTTGCTGGCGCGCTGGAACAGGTTGACGCCCAGGCTTTCCTCAAGCTGCTTCACCCGCGTGGTGACGTTCGATTGCACGCGGTCCAGCACCTTGGCGGCACGGGTGATGCTCTGCTCGCGGGCCACCGCCCGGAAAATCTCCAGTTCAGCCAGTTCCACGCCGTGCAACGACACGTTCGTGTCGTTCTCCAATCGAGAATGAAAGTGTCGATAGTATTGTAATCAGAGAATCAATTGTCAAGCTGGCCGCATCACTGCCGGCGCGCCCAGCGGTCGAATCCGGCACAGGCCAGCAGCAGGGCACTGGTGACGAAGAAGACCGAGCGCATGCCAAAGTGCACGCCGATCTGGCCGCCGATCAGCGGCCCGACGACCTGCCCGGCAAACTGGGCCGACTGCAGGTAGCCCAGCATCTTGCCCGACTGGTGCTCCTTCACGGCCTGCCGTACCAGCTTGCCGATGGCCGGCAGCAGCCCGGCCAGCGTCATGCCCATCAGGCCGCGCAGCACCGCCAGCGACCACCAGTTCGTCACGAAGGCCTGCGGGATCATGACCAGCGCGGTGGCAACCAGGCAGCCGATGATGACGTTCCAGGCGCCAATGCGGTCGGCCAGCGCCCCGAGCCGCGACGCGGTCAGCACGCTGCCCAGCGCCGAACTGGCCATGACGATGCCGGCCGCCGTGACCAGGCGGTCGTGCGGCACGCCCAGCTGGCCGATGTACACGGTAATGATCGGCTCGATCGACATGTTCGACAGCAGCACCATGGTGGCCGTGACCAGCAGGGCGGCCAGCGGGATACGGGATCCGGCTGCGTGGGTGGCGGCCCCGGAAGTTGCGGTCCCGATTGCCTTGACTGGCCGCTGAAAGTCCTCGCGCACCAGGAAAATGGTCAGCAGGGCGGCCACGGCGATCATCGCCCCGCCTGCGAAGAAGGTGCCGCGAATGCCGATCAGGCCCGGCAGCAGGCCGCCAACCAGCGGACCGACCAGGTTCCCGACCAGCGCCCCGGTCGACAGCACGCCCAGCGCCCAGCCAGCCCGTTCCGGCGGCGCCTGCGTGCCGATCATCACGGTGGCTGCCGACGCGTAGCCGCCGATCAGGCCCGCCGCGAAGCGCAGGGCCACCAGTTCGTAGACGTTGTGCGCCAGTCCGATCATCGACATGACGATGGCCATGCCGACGGCGGCGCGCACCAGCATCGGCTTGCGCCCGAAGCGGTCGGCCAGCTTGCCCCACAGCGGCGCGGTCACGGCCGTGGCCAGGAAGGTCACGCCGAAGGCGACACCCGACCACTGGACGATGTCGGCCTGCGCGGTCACGCCCAGCTGCTCCACGTACAGCGGCAGGAACGGCAGCAGCATGCTCAGGCTGACGAGCGTGGTGAACGAGCCAAACGTGGCCACCGCGAGATTGCGCTGCCAGTACGTGGCATTGCGGGCGGCGTAGCCGTGGGGGGGACGTTTTCAGGAACGGAAGAGGCGGAGAGGGCGCTGGGGGATTCGGACATGGCGTGATTTATAGTGATGCCCGGCCAGCGGCGCCCGGGGGTGGATGGACGCCGGACTGGACCGGTGCCTCAAAGCTAGGGGAAAACCCACCCCATGGCGAAGGCATGCGGTGTATCAACAGTTATGCACGGCAGTAACAACTAACCGGAGACAGCGTCATGAAGAAGGGAGAACCGCAGGCCGGCATACCGGCCGCCGAGCTGATCGATGCCAGGATCGCCGAGCTTGGCGACTGGCGCGCCGCAGTTCTTCGGCAAGTGCTGGGCTACCGTCCTGGACGACGTCTGCGTCCGTTGCGAAGAATCGCTTCATGACCCGCCATAGCCGCCAGGCAGTGATCCCACCCTCAGTACTGAAGCTGCCGATCAAGGGCGTCGACGGTCGCCACTGCGATGGCGTCACCGGCAGCCCACGCTCCACGAGGTAACGATCGCCAAGCGCCACGTTGCGAGCTATCCAGCATCACGCAAATTTCTTTGACCACACCGAGCTCTACACGATACGGGCTCGTTGCATCATTCATGTGGTCGACAAAGACGCAGTTGAGCGACGCAATGCGATGGTGGTCCTAGTGTGCAGGTTCAAGGTTGTCCGCGAGGTTGGCGAGAATGCCATCCATGCAGAACAGGCAGTGAGACGACTCGCCGATTGCGTCACGAATGGTGAGAAGCTCGGGCACCTTCAGCAAGGTGCGGCGCCTGGATACTTCCACTACATCCTCGTACCGGGCGTTGTTGAGCGTTCAGCCGTTTCGTCCAGCGCTCTCGAGCATGGCCTCCACCTGCACCGCCTCCACGCGCTTCATCAGCGGCGAGAAGTCGTTCACAGTGTGGCCAACAAGGGGTTGGGCACGGTGGTGCCATTCCAGTGCATCAAGATTCAGGTACTCACAGACTTTTCGTGCAGTTTCAGGCAGCACGGGTTGCAGATAGATGGTGAGCAGCCGAAACAAGTTTATCCCAACGCTGCAAATTTCATGCAGCACCTGGTCCTGCCCCGCTTCTTTGGCAATGATCCAGGGCTTCTTCTCATCGATATACTGATTGGCTCGATCCGCCAGCGCCATAATTTCGCGCACCGCCTGACCATACTCTCGTTTTTCGTAGCACTCGCCTAAGAACTTGCCAGCTTCGACGAAGCTAGCGAGCAACTCAGGTTCCGTGCACGTCAAGGAAAGGGTGTTATCAAAACGCTTACTGATAAAGCTGGCGCAACGACTAGCAATGTTAATGTATTTTCCGATCAGATCAGAGTTTACTCGTTGCAAGAAATCGCTAAGATTAAAGTCGATATCATGTATTCCGCTGCCAAGTTTTGCTGCAAAATAATAACGCAAATACTCAGGATCGAGATGATCCAGATAGTTGTTCGCGTTGATGAATGTGCCACGCGATTTTGACATTTTTTCGCCGTTGGCGTTAAGGAAGCCGTGGGTGAAAATTGCCGTCGGCTTTCGGTAACCAGCCCCTTCAAGCAAGGCGGGCCAGAACAGTGTGTGGAAATATGTAATATCCTTGCCAATGAAATGGTATAGCTCTGTATTGCTCTCGGATGACCAGAATTCATCGAAGTCTAGCCCATTTTTGTCGCACAAGACTTTAAAGCTTGCCATGTAGCCAATGGGCGCATCCAGCCAAACGTAAAAGTACTTATCCTCCGTATCCGGGATCTTAAAACCGAAATAGGGGGAATCCCGGGAAATATCCCAGTCGCGGAGCCCAGCCTCGAACCACTCTGCCAGCTTGCGACTTACTTCCGCTTGCACACTGCCGCTCTCTTGCGACCATTTCCTGAGCATTGGCTCAAAATCAGTGAGTTTAAAAAAGTAGTGCAACGACTCCTTCTTCACCGGCGTGGCGCCCGAGAGAACCGAGTACGGATTCTTCAATTCCACAGGAGTGTAGGTGGCGCTGCACTTCTCACAGTTATCTCCATATTGGTCGGAGGCACCGCAGCGGGGGCACTCGCCCTTGACGTAGCGGTCCGGTAGGAACATATGTTCCTGGGGGTCGTATGCTTGAGTGATGAGCCGAGTGGCAATATGACCTGCTGCCCGATTCTTCAAGTAGACTGTTTCGACAAGTTGCCGATTCTCGTCGGAATCGGTAGTGTGGTAGTGGTCGAACGAAATGTAGAACGCTGCGAAGTTTGCCTTATGTTCCTGTGCCACCTGTTCGATCAGGGCCTGTGGCGTAATGCCTAGCTTTCTGGCATGCAACATGATCGGCGCACCATGCGCATCGTCGGCGCAGACGTAGTAAGTCTCGTGCCCGGTGCCACGATGATAACGAACCCATATGTCGGTTTGGATAGCTTCGAGGATGTGCCCAAGATGAAGCGAACCGTTGGCATAAGGTAGTGCGTTAGTCACCAGCATCTTCTTACTCATTTCGACTATCTCAAGTTATTTCGCGTTCTCCGGATTAAATCACCGAAAACTCGAATATTTGTAAAATTAAAGTTTTATAGCATTGCGGACAGTAATACTGCCCGAAGACCACTTGCATATTTCCGACGGCATAGCAGTGCGATCTACTTTCGTTACCTTAACTGACTGGCATGTCGGGTAAGACCGCATACTCGCGGGTGACAAAACGCCGGGCGGTTTCAGCCAGGACGGCGGTTCCCAGCGGCATTACCGACTCGTCAATGTCGAAAGTATCTGAGTGATGATTGCGGACCACCCCGTCGGGCAGAGCGGCGCCGAGCATGAACATCGCTCCCTTTGATGACTGGGTCATGTAGGAGAAGTCCTCAGCGCCCATCCCGAATTCAGTGGTATCGATCGTTTCTTCGCCCATCAGATCGAGCACGGTGCGTCTGAGCCATTTGTTGATCTGTTGGTCGTTGAACATCACCGGATAGCCGTGCAGCTTCTCCAGCCGGTATCCACCGCCCATCGCCTCACTTAGCCTCAGCGCGGCTTCAAGTTCGTTCCACAACTGTGTCCGAACCTGCTCATCGAAAGCGCGAACGGTTCCGGAAAGATAGACCGAATCGGGTATGACATTGGGGGCCTTGCCAGCCTGAATCTGACCCAAGCTGAGGATGCACGAGTCCAACGGACTGATCCGTCGGGACGGAATGGCATAGATCGTATTCAGTATCGGCCCAAGCATGAACAGCGGGTCTCGCCCCAAGTGCGGGTAGGCCCCGTGCCCGCCCTCGGCGAAAATCCAGGCGTTGAAGGAGTCAACAGAAGCCAAGCTGGCGCCATCCTGAAAGTAACAGATCCCCGAAGGGTGGTTTGAATCGACATGCAGGGCAATTACCGCATCAACACCAGCCAGTGCACCGTCTGCAATCATGGCTGTGGCCCCACTCAGCCCATTGCCGTCAAAGCCCTCTTCAGAGGGCTGAAATAGCAGCCGAACGTTCCCCTTCCAAGCGTGCCGGTTATCGAGGAAATCGCGCTGCAGTAGTTTTGCCACTCCCAGTAGCATCGCAGTGTGCGCATCGTGCCCGCAGGCGTGCATCACACCCGGGTTTTCTGAAGCAAAAGAGAGTGCCGTCTTCTCGGTGATCGGCAATGCGTCCATATCCGCTCTGATTGCGATTGTCGGGCCCTCCAGTGCTCCAATGTATGCAACAACACCGGTGCCGCCGACTCCGGTCGACACTCGATTAACCCCCGTCTCGAGTAGGTATCGGGTCACAACACCGGCGGTGCGCAATTCCTGAAAGCCCAGTTCTGGGCAACGGTGTATATTCCGCCGTAAACTGACTAGTTCGTCTTGAATTGCAAAAGCTTGTGTCAACATCACCATCTCCTTCACCACGGCATTTGCTTTGAACGCTCCCTTGTCTGAGCCCAAATGAAATCGACCGCGACGTAGTTCGGTTGCGCGGGGCGACAAGAGCATACTTGCACTGTCAGGAGGGATAACGAAGAGCTAACTCACCGGAAAGTAGCCCATCAGATATAGAAAACAGACCGCGCCGCGCTGCACGCCGATTAACTGGATCGTCATTACTGGGAATCGCTGTTCATTGAGCGCCGTGGCTCTAATTAGGTTTACGGCATCATCAAGTTCCACACAGAGGAGAGTCGTGCTATTGACGTAGGTTGGTCGGTGGACTTTTACGGCGATCCTGCCGGCACGGAAGCCTGGGTGTGAGCGGAGTGCCCGCCCAATCAGAACCTGTGCCAATAGTGGCCCATGAACAAGCAGTCCCCGATGGCCTTCCTCCCCGTAGCGTATGCCGCATCGTAATGGACGCGGTGATAAACCTTCAGCATTGCAGAGTAGCGAAACAGATCGACCTCGCTGAATGAGATCGACTTCATCACAGGTAGAGTTGCTTCGTCGAGCTTCTCGTTAGTCCGGCACACGATGGCCGGTTTGCCGGACGGTCCAGAGGCCGGACGGTAGACCCCAGTTCGCCGCTCTTCCAACACCACGGTATCTCCATCGCTCAAGCTCAATTCGATCGGCACAAAGGCCATCTCTCCAGACTTTCCTTGCTTCAGGATTGCTCGGCCAACCTCAGTGCGCAAGAGCAGGGGCTGGCCGAAATCGACCGCGACCTTGCCGCACTCGATGACGGAGTCAGTCCAGAGACGTCGCACAAAGTGCTCGGGTACTCCCCATGGGCGAACCTTGGGGTGACCGTCCACACCCAGTTTCACCCCCAATGGGGTTTCATGGGTGAACAGCCAATGCCAAGCAGGCAGCAGCGGCGCGCTCGCTGCTGGCGTTTCACCCAGAACCTCTGCCATCAGATGAGAAAATTCAAGATACCGGGTTTTGTCGAGGATGAATTCACGCTCTGTTATCGCCATACGCACCCTCTAGCGGCAGTCCACAACGAGCCGCCCCTTTCTCCGGGTCGATTCGAGGAACTCGGAAAAATCCACTACCCGTAGTCGAACTTCGACGGCTGAGGCCGATAGCTCAGGAATGCAGCGGGCGATTGCCTGTGAAAGCGAGTCCTTGAGCGATTCAGAGGCGACCGGCTCCCCATCAAGCAAAGCGACAATGAACTCGACGTGATCAGTTGTAACTCAGTCGTCGTTCAAGTCCACCACTACACTTTTCTATCACCCAGGCACGATGGTTACTACCAGCACGCTCAACCATGCTTTCAAAACAGAACTCTTCCACCATGACAACTCCCGAGCCTATTTAATACAACCTGAAAAAACCACGAACATCGTGACCGGAAAACCGAGCATTCATTCTAGTTGCGCCCTTGTCTCGGCGGGGGTCAACATTGACTGAAGCACAGTAGGCAAGCGCATGGTATGCAGAACACAGTTCGCCGCCTATAGTAAAAATCCGAAACATGATTTTAAATTTTAATTCTGACTTTAGAATTGATTAATTCATGCTGTTGTAGCATCGTGCTAAAGGGGTTGGGGGAGCAGTGGAACTGTAAAAGCAGTTCAGCCCGCAATGCATCGACTTCACACCCGGCTGCCATGCCGGCCTTGAGCATGTCGTCGACGCTCGGCGTCTTGTCGAAGCGCCTGCGACTGATCGCCAGCACCTCTTCCACCAAACCTTCTCATTCATGGCGTCGCCTCATATCTGCTTGCAGGCGTGCGTCGTTCGGAAACATCTGGATGGCACGTTTGGCGTTCGCAAATGCACCGCATGCGGTCATGGTTCTCGAGGAACTCGGTGACCTGCTGGCAGTCCTGCGCGTTCAGAAAGGTCTTCGCACAGCACGGCCAGGGCGCCATCAATGTCTCCGGTGCGCTCCAGCACCGCAAGATGCAACCGCTCGAGCATCCCTAAGCGCGGGCTGCGTGCCGCGCGACTGTCGAAATATGGCTCGCGACGTCGCAGGCGCCTGGCTTTTTCCGCCTGTGCAGTGTGCTCGGCCTT
This region of Cupriavidus sp. EM10 genomic DNA includes:
- a CDS encoding LysR substrate-binding domain-containing protein; this translates as MELAELEIFRAVAREQSITRAAKVLDRVQSNVTTRVKQLEESLGVNLFQRASKQMILTPAGQRLLGYADQLLALAEEARQSMRADAPSGRLRVGSMESTAATLLPRPLGRFHAAWPDVELDLTTGTSQALADAVLERRVDCAIVAHPGTGAPRDIAVSDMGEGLEGIYLTTEELVLVLPATHPKVRRPEDVTLRQLAAFSRGCTYRRCAEDWLEQAGDDVRRHLAVIELPSYHAILAQVMAGSAVAIVPRSLLAMLGDAGALQTVSVRKVHTFLIRRSGFSTSAYDAFEQELRRGQLA
- a CDS encoding MFS transporter, whose product is MATFGSFTTLVSLSMLLPFLPLYVEQLGVTAQADIVQWSGVAFGVTFLATAVTAPLWGKLADRFGRKPMLVRAAVGMAIVMSMIGLAHNVYELVALRFAAGLIGGYASAATVMIGTQAPPERAGWALGVLSTGALVGNLVGPLVGGLLPGLIGIRGTFFAGGAMIAVAALLTIFLVREDFQRPVKAIGTATSGAATHAAGSRIPLAALLVTATMVLLSNMSIEPIITVYIGQLGVPHDRLVTAAGIVMASSALGSVLTASRLGALADRIGAWNVIIGCLVATALVMIPQAFVTNWWSLAVLRGLMGMTLAGLLPAIGKLVRQAVKEHQSGKMLGYLQSAQFAGQVVGPLIGGQIGVHFGMRSVFFVTSALLLACAGFDRWARRQ
- a CDS encoding nitronate monooxygenase family protein, coding for METTRQNPSRHLLSRLGIRLPIIQAPMAGVSTPAMAAAVSEAGGLGSLGVGAMDAEGARKVIRETRALTARPFNINLFCHPPATPDAERESAWLGYLASAFAEFGATPPSALREIYKSFVVDDAMYQMLLEEKPAVVSFHFGLPAQEWIDAMKAAGIVLLASATSLQDARRVEAAGIDAIVAQGIEAGGHRGAFDTEAEDEGLGIFALTRVLVARTGLPVIAAGGIMDGAGIAAVLALGAAAAQLGTAFVATDESAADAAYRAALTAADTRPTTLTRAISGRAARGFTSRFTSLGTAADAPAIPDYPVTYDAGKALHAAAKAKGVSEFAAQWAGQAAPLARSMPSAELVAVLERELREAIDALSGVRAALG
- the metG gene encoding methionine--tRNA ligase; protein product: MSKKMLVTNALPYANGSLHLGHILEAIQTDIWVRYHRGTGHETYYVCADDAHGAPIMLHARKLGITPQALIEQVAQEHKANFAAFYISFDHYHTTDSDENRQLVETVYLKNRAAGHIATRLITQAYDPQEHMFLPDRYVKGECPRCGASDQYGDNCEKCSATYTPVELKNPYSVLSGATPVKKESLHYFFKLTDFEPMLRKWSQESGSVQAEVSRKLAEWFEAGLRDWDISRDSPYFGFKIPDTEDKYFYVWLDAPIGYMASFKVLCDKNGLDFDEFWSSESNTELYHFIGKDITYFHTLFWPALLEGAGYRKPTAIFTHGFLNANGEKMSKSRGTFINANNYLDHLDPEYLRYYFAAKLGSGIHDIDFNLSDFLQRVNSDLIGKYINIASRCASFISKRFDNTLSLTCTEPELLASFVEAGKFLGECYEKREYGQAVREIMALADRANQYIDEKKPWIIAKEAGQDQVLHEICSVGINLFRLLTIYLQPVLPETARKVCEYLNLDALEWHHRAQPLVGHTVNDFSPLMKRVEAVQVEAMLESAGRNG
- a CDS encoding M20 family metallopeptidase, which gives rise to MVKEMVMLTQAFAIQDELVSLRRNIHRCPELGFQELRTAGVVTRYLLETGVNRVSTGVGGTGVVAYIGALEGPTIAIRADMDALPITEKTALSFASENPGVMHACGHDAHTAMLLGVAKLLQRDFLDNRHAWKGNVRLLFQPSEEGFDGNGLSGATAMIADGALAGVDAVIALHVDSNHPSGICYFQDGASLASVDSFNAWIFAEGGHGAYPHLGRDPLFMLGPILNTIYAIPSRRISPLDSCILSLGQIQAGKAPNVIPDSVYLSGTVRAFDEQVRTQLWNELEAALRLSEAMGGGYRLEKLHGYPVMFNDQQINKWLRRTVLDLMGEETIDTTEFGMGAEDFSYMTQSSKGAMFMLGAALPDGVVRNHHSDTFDIDESVMPLGTAVLAETARRFVTREYAVLPDMPVS